The nucleotide window gtcAAACTTGCCAATGCATTGTTAGCATTAGTATACGCACTGTCGTCAAAACTGatcatacataaaaaaagtcGTCAAAACTGCCAATGCATTGTTAGTATGGTAGAATCAGTCGTTctccaaatatttttcaacataaattttatttaatttaatttacaactatttaacaattattaattttgtaattctttaGGCGGCGCCCTTTAATTGGGCGCCTTTCAAAATGCCGAAGACTTAGGCTTGTCGGCGTTCGCGGTAGCTGATATGAGGCTTGGTTAGTGTGACTAGGATCGGTCCCCACTTGTCGTCTCCTGGGTATTTTAGCGGAAAGATCTCTGCTCCTTCTGTCTGCGTTGCTTCGTTTCTCCTGAAGGTCTCCGCCTGTATTCCAGCCTCGGTTTTCGATGTTTCAACCTGGATTCCTGCCTCAGCTGAAGATGGCTTGGTTTGGCTTTCGGCCTCAGCTGTAGATGGCTCTGCCTCCTGTTGAGTTCTTTGGAGAGGGTCGTCTATCGGAATGAGTCTCCAGGGCAAGAGTTGGATTCCCTCGTCGAGTCTTCTTCTCGGTAGGATCTTTACTTGTCCTCTGAAGTCCTCGATGCTTATTATCCTTGGAaggttctctttttcgctctCCGGGGATGACGGTAAGAAGGCTGGAGTTACTATCCTCTTAGCTCGCTTCCCTCTCCTCACTCTTTTATAAGAGAACTCGCTCATTTAGGTTAAAACACTTTTGCCTCGGGTGCTTCCGTATGTTGGCGCACACCTCGGCGGGTTAAGTCACTTTTTGGCCTCTGACCACTTTATTAGAGCGGATCATTAGCGACTTTGACCGGCCAACTGGTCCAGTATATGACCAGTTGGCTGGCCATTTTTACTATCGAGAATTGAATTTGCCTCCAATCCACCTGGCGGAGTGGAGGCAAACTCCCCTCGATGACAGCTCAAGCTGTCATGGTCGATAGGTTATTAGGTAAACCTGTACTGTAGCAGACGACGCATTATGCTGCGTTCACAAAATGCGTCGACCGCTACAGTTAGCATTATTAAACGCACTGTCGTCAAAACTGcctatacataaaataaagtCGTCAAACCTGCCAATGCATTGATAGCATTAGTATACGCACTGTCTTCAAAATTGCCCATACATAGAAAAAGTCGTCAAAACTGCCATTTTGTACTTTACTTAATTCAAAAGtttcaaaaaagtaaaaaatatttttgggCTGCAGTTCATAATAACGTTACCACAAgctaataatgaataaaagtGTAAACGgtacatttttcgaaaataaaccattaataaaactaaagtaaatgtaatacatataaaatacgtaaagAAAATTCCAAAAGCTaacaagttattaaaaaaaagtgatacgTTTTACTGAATTTTAAAACACAGTTGTTTCGCATTTAGTGACGTATAAATGACCTGAGatcatgtaaaattaaaagtgcCATTGCATTGTTAGCATAAGTACAGACACTGTCGTCAAAACTGcccatacataaaaaaaatgtcgtcAAAGTTGCCAATGCATTGTTAGCATTAATATACGCACTGTCGTCAAAACTGCCCGTACATAAAAAAAGTGTCGTCGTAACTGCCATTACATCGTTactatttgtatattttatacactTTTTTGATTCTTTCAAGGGCACTGTGCACAATAACGAGTCCTTAccaaaatttgaaaaatttcaatatctaAAGGCAGCGTTGTCGGGCGAGGCACTTGCCGTAATAGATACGTTGGAGATTTCCGAGGCGAACTACGACCTCGCCTGGGATCTACTCCAAGAACGTTACGATAATAAACGGTTGATAGTATACACGCATATCAAGGGCCTAATGGAATTACCAcatttgcaaaaagaaaacgcgttAGATATTAGGCGAATGTGCGACAGCGTTCTGCGACACATGCGAGCATTGACTTCGCTAAAATGTAAGGGGAAATCGTGGGACGATctaatcatatatatattgagCGCAAAATTAGACCTGACAACACAAAGAGAATGGCAAAATTTGCTAGTCGGTTCGACGTTGCCGACATTTAAACAGTTCACGGAATTTCTGGCGCATCGCAGCCGAGTTTTGGAGTCGACGTCAGCGAGAGATGCAACGACATCAAGGCGCGTCGAGACGCGCGCTATGTCAAGAAACGATAACCGGCGTCAAACGTTGCACGCGACCGCGACCGGGAACGCGTGTACTTATTGTCGAGGCGATCACTCTATTTACGCGTGCTTGGCCTTCGGGGAGCTCTCAGTCAACCAGCGCATCGCCGAAATGAGAAAACGCAAGATGTGTTTAAACTGCCTCCGTTCCACAGCGCATCGGGCGGCGCAGTGTCCGTCGGGAAACTGCAAGATTTGCAAGGGGCGGCACAGTTCATTAGTGCATTTAAAGCGGGGTATGAGCACGGATTCGAGAGAATCGAAAACAGATCGAGCGCCGGCGGGCGGCTCGGCTGTGACCACGAGCGAGTCAACGTCGTTGGTGACCCGCGGGGGAACCGAGGGGGACGCGAGTAACGTTTCTTTGTCCACCGCGATGGTCTACGtgctaaataaaaacaatacgcgcACACCGATAAGGGCCTTATTAGATTCAGGATCACAGGCAAATTTTGTCACCACGAGAGCGGCAAAACTATTGTCGCTAACATTGAGGCCGATAAATATAGCAATATCGGGCGTAGGGAAGATAACGACAAATTCCACGCGCGCAACACGGCTTACGGTACGATCGCGGGCGGGATCCTTCGTCGCGGACATCGAATGCATCGTTACCGACAGAATCACGGACAAGATTCCGGCGGTCACGATAAGACGCGTTACAATCAATCTACCCGCGAATATACAATTGGCAGACCCGCAATACTTTAAAGCTGCCGAAATTGATATGTTGATAGGATCGGAACTTTTCTGGCAGCTGCTCTGTGTCGGTCAAATCCGAGCAATACAGTCGCATCCCACGCTGCAGAAAACTCGTCTGGGTTGGATTCTGGCCAGTCGAGTAAGCGATGCACCGAATGTCGCTGTCCAAGCGCATGCGTTTCAGGCAACAATCACAAACGCGAGACTTCACGAGAGTTTAAATCGTTTTTGGGATTTGGATGAAATCGCGAGTCATTCGAGCGGGACTCTGCATGAACAAGCGTGTGAGGCGCATTTCATGAATAATGTCGCGACGGACGCGACCGGGAGATACGTCGTAAAATTGCCGATAAAGCCAGGGGCCCTAATGACGATGAGCCAGTCGCGAGACATCGCggttaaaagattttataatatcgaGAGGCGGTTCGCGCGCGACGCACAGTTTAAGACAGCGTACGCGGAATTTATGAAAGAATATTTGCGACTCGGGCACATGAAACTAGTAGCGGATTCCGAGATCGAAAATCCGCGCGCCGTGTACTTGCCGCATCACGGCGTCTTTAAGGGCGACGCTCAAAACGGAAAGCTACGAGTTGTCTTCGACGCGTCGACTAGAGACAGCCGCGGAGTATCATTGAATGACGTCCTCATGACCGGTTCAACGGTGCAGCAAGATTTGCTATCCATCTTGCTGCGTTTCCGCGTTTGGAAATACGTTTTCTCAGCcgacgtaattaaaatgtaccgGCAGATACGCGTGCATGACTCGCAGACGCATCTACAACGAATCGTGTGGCGCGATTGCCCGATTGAGCCGGTGCGTACGTTCGAGTTATTGACGGTGACATACGGGACGACGTCGGCTCCGTTCCTCGCCACACGATGTCTTTAACATCTGGCGCAAAAATTTACACAAAAATGTCCGATTGGATCGCGTATTAATGATTTTTACGTCGATGACTTACTTACGGGTGCAAATACTTTAGGAAAcgcgatacgcgcgcgcgatgaaaTCGTCAAAATTCTGCGTGACGGACAATTTGAGTTGAGCAAATGATTAGCAAATCATCGCGATTTATTGCCTCACGAAGTCAGAGGCGAGAGGGAATCCGTGTCGTTGTCCGGCGACGCGGAACACAAAATTCTCGGAGTTAGTTGGGACCCGAGTAATGACGAACTCAAAATCGAGACAAAGGACGAGAAACGGGTAGGCCGCGTAACAAAACGAGCGGTTTTGGCGGAGTTGGCCGGTTTATTCGAAATGATGGGCATTGTGGAGCCGATAATTGTTGTAGCAAAAATAATGCTGCAAGAGATGTGGCAATTAAAGGTTGACTGGGAGGAATCTCTCTTGCAAGAGATTGACGAGAGATGGAGAAATTTTAGGCAGCAATTGCAGCGTCTGAAAGACTTAAAGATTCCGCGGTGGACTGGGTGCGGGGGTAAGCGCGAAACGCAGATCCACGGATTTTGTGACGCGAGCGAAAGGGCATACGGTGCTTGTATATATATTCGAACAGCCACGAGTAAAGGCCAATACAGAACCACGTTATTAACATCAAAATCGCGAGTTGCGCCGATCAAGGCCGTATCTCTGCCGCGACTAGAACTAAGCGCGGCGGTGCTATTAACTCAGTTAATAGAAAAAGTTCGCTCATCTATCGGAATTCAGAGTAACGACGTGATTCTGTGGTCGGACTCGACCATCACGCTTCAGT belongs to Cardiocondyla obscurior isolate alpha-2009 linkage group LG28, Cobs3.1, whole genome shotgun sequence and includes:
- the LOC139112339 gene encoding uncharacterized protein translates to MTAQAVMVDRLLGKPGTVHNNESLPKFEKFQYLKAALSGEALAVIDTLEISEANYDLAWDLLQERYDNKRLIVYTHIKGLMELPHLQKENALDIRRMCDSVLRHMRALTSLKCKGKSWDDLIIYILSAKLDLTTQREWQNLLVGSTLPTFKQFTEFLAHRSRVLESTSARDATTSRRVETRAMSRNDNRRQTLHATATGNACTYCRGDHSIYACLAFGELSVNQRIAEMRKRKMCLNCLRSTAHRAAQCPSGNCKICKGRHSSLVHLKRGMSTDSRESKTDRAPAGGSAVTTSESTSLVTRGGTEGDASNVSLSTAMVYVLNKNNTRTPIRALLDSGSQANFVTTRAAKLLSLTLRPINIAISGVGKITTNSTRATRLTVRSRAGSFVADIECIVTDRITDKIPAVTIRRVTINLPANIQLADPQYFKAAEIDMLIGSELFWQLLCVGQIRAIQSHPTLQKTRLGWILASRVSDAPNVAVQAHAFQATITNARLHESLNRFWDLDEIASHSSGTLHEQACEAHFMNNVATDATGRYVVKLPIKPGALMTMSQSRDIAVKRFYNIERRFARDAQFKTAYAEFMKEYLRLGHMKLVADSEIENPRAVYLPHHGVFKGDAQNGKLRVVFDASTRDSRGVSLNDVLMTGSTVQQDLLSILLRFRVWKYVFSADVIKMYRQIRVHDSQTHLQRIVWRDCPIEPVPNHRDLLPHEVRGERESVSLSGDAEHKILGVSWDPSNDELKIETKDEKRVGRVTKRAVLAELAGLFEMMGIVEPIIVVAKIMLQEMWQLKVDWEESLLQEIDERWRNFRQQLQRLKDLKIPRWTGCGGKRETQIHGFCDASERAYGACIYIRTATSKGQYRTTLLTSKSRVAPIKAVSLPRLELSAAVLLTQLIEKVRSSIGIQSNDVILWSDSTITLQWIASPSRRWNTFVANRVGEIQRTTEINSWRHVPTAENPADVLSRGVRLEELIDSSLWWNGPAFLRSTADRWPPRKTLGSSADAPEQRKIVTVTTIVEPSPVHRLLARRSSLNKILQIVAYCRRFGRAGPREHADLIITPSELRDALHAVVGSVQREAFANEYDHLRVNRALHKQSSIQSLTLFLDGEGIIRVGGRLENAAIPYDARHPILLPGKNRLTTLIIEKEHRDILHSGARVTLAAIRQRFWPIAAASAVRGVVRSCIVCFKCKPRVSQAKMADLPQKRGTISRPFTHVGVDYAGPVMLKEGKQRNAKLSKAYIAVFVCFTVKAIHLELVSDLTSDAFLGAFKRFISRRGRPECVYSDNGTTFIGANKQIREMYEFVKSDQTQADVDFRFRQHSEWMDVCQCICGNKVFGKVFEKVGRG